The region GAGATCTCGCGCGCCGTCATGGCGCACCGCGACGCCGGCCTGCCCTACCTCGTCTACCTGCGGCACCCCACGACCGGCGGCGTCTACGCGTCCTGGGGCTCGCTCGCCCACCTCACCGTCGCCGAACCGGGCGCGCTCATCGGCTTCCTGGGCCCGCGCGTCGTCGAGGCCCTCACCGGGAAGGCCCTGCCCGACGGCGTGCAGTCCGCCGAGAACCTCGCCGCCAAGGGCGTGCTCGACGGCGTCGTCACCCCCGAGAGCCTGCCCGCCCTGGTCGAACGGGCGCTCGCGGTGCTCGTCGACCCGCCGGCGCCGTCGGCCCTGCCGCGCCGTACCGGCGAGCCCTCCGGGACGACGTCGGCCTGGGACTCCGTGCTGCGTACCCGCACCGAGGGGCGGGTCGGGGTGCGGGACCTGCTGCGGTACGGCGCGACCGGGACCGTCCGGCTGTCCGGCACGGACGAGGGCGAGCGGGACGAGTCGATGCTGGTCGCGCTCACGCGGCTCGACGGCCGGCCGTGCCTCGTCGTCGGGCAGGACCGGACCCGGCAGTCGGAGAGCACTCCGATGGGGCCCGCCGCGCTGCGCGTGGCCCGGCGCGCGATGGGGCTGGCCGAGGAGCTGCGGCTGCCGCTGGTCGCCGTGATCGACACCCCCGGCGCCGAGCTCTCGGAGGCCGCCGAGGAGGGCGCGCTCGCCGGCGAGATTGCGCGCTGCATGGCCGCGCTGACCCGGATGACCGTGCCGACGCTGTCGGTGATCCTCGGCCAGGGCTGCGGCGGCGGGGCGCTCGCGCTGCTGCCCGCGCGGGCCGTGATCGCGGCCGAGCACGCCTGGCTGTCGCCGCTGCCGCCCGAGGGGGCGAGCGTCATCGTGCACGGGGACACGACGCACGCGGCCGAGCTGGCGGAGGCGCAGCACATCCGGGCGGTGGACCTGCTCGCCGAGGGCGCGGTGCAGCGCGTGGTCCCGGAGCACGACGCCGACACGGTCCGCGACGTCGCGGTGGCGGTCGCGGCGGAGTGCGCGGCGGTGCTGGCTGGTCGGTAGTTTCGGGTGGTCGGTAGAACGTCAGGTAGTCGGCACCTCGGAATACCGATCACCTGACATTCTGCCGACCACCCGAATTGCCGACCTCGCAGCTAGCGCTTTTCCAAGGCCTTGCGGATCTGCTGGACCAGGGCGAACACCAGGAGCGCCGCGAACAGGATCGACGCCACGTTGTCGGGCAGCACCACCGACAGGCTCGCGCCGCCGAACGAGAAGACCGACGCCACGAGGCCGATGATCGCCGCCGTCTTGAGGTGCACCAGGCCGTTGCGCGCGTTGACCCACGTGCCCGAGATCGCCGTCGGGATCATCGCGACCAGGGACGTGCCCTTGGCGAGCGCGGGAGCGAAGTCGAACAGCGCGGACAGCCCCGGCACGGCGATCTGGCCGCCGCCGATGCCGAGCAGGCCCGAGGCGATGCCCATGACGAGGCCGAGCCCGACCATGCCCGCGCCGTCGAGCAGGCTGGGGATGCCCTGCGCGGTGTCGACGGACGGCGGGTCGACGAACGAGTCGAGCAGGGACCGCACGATGCCGGCGACGAGCACGCCGACGAACAGCCAGCGCAGCAGGGTCTCCGGCACGCGGGCGAGCAGCCGCGCCCCGTAGGCCGCGCCCACCACGGAG is a window of Promicromonospora sukumoe DNA encoding:
- a CDS encoding sulfite exporter TauE/SafE family protein, translated to MTEQTDDSLTPPRAVLVGIVGGAFSGLFGLGGGIVMVPLLTSLGGLTQRRASAYSLAAILPAAIVGSIPYLTHQAVDLISAALLVVGSVVGAAYGARLLARVPETLLRWLFVGVLVAGIVRSLLDSFVDPPSVDTAQGIPSLLDGAGMVGLGLVMGIASGLLGIGGGQIAVPGLSALFDFAPALAKGTSLVAMIPTAISGTWVNARNGLVHLKTAAIIGLVASVFSFGGASLSVVLPDNVASILFAALLVFALVQQIRKALEKR
- a CDS encoding carboxyl transferase domain-containing protein, giving the protein MARRLGGVVTRRWSARELLDLVLDPGSFESWDEPVDTSGHPAEYRAVLAAAAEKAGTDESVLTGRGQVRGRPVVVVVNEFRFLGGSIGRAAAQRITAAVRRATAERLPVLATTASGGTRMQEGTPAFLRMVEISRAVMAHRDAGLPYLVYLRHPTTGGVYASWGSLAHLTVAEPGALIGFLGPRVVEALTGKALPDGVQSAENLAAKGVLDGVVTPESLPALVERALAVLVDPPAPSALPRRTGEPSGTTSAWDSVLRTRTEGRVGVRDLLRYGATGTVRLSGTDEGERDESMLVALTRLDGRPCLVVGQDRTRQSESTPMGPAALRVARRAMGLAEELRLPLVAVIDTPGAELSEAAEEGALAGEIARCMAALTRMTVPTLSVILGQGCGGGALALLPARAVIAAEHAWLSPLPPEGASVIVHGDTTHAAELAEAQHIRAVDLLAEGAVQRVVPEHDADTVRDVAVAVAAECAAVLAGR